The following proteins come from a genomic window of Anopheles ziemanni chromosome 3, idAnoZiCoDA_A2_x.2, whole genome shotgun sequence:
- the LOC131287092 gene encoding protein unc-13 homolog 4B-like, giving the protein MKSTNRSQQDGAMDAPILGDDINGEAAKMKKKSTKKISAPQWLKKSGLLVGGKSKRDKTGSAPCCGLEVAGTDEAGLPLVSLDERQFQDKSVQCDDLLPLHSHHPGMHRNRSDGYACCCCHPANPIYQTNLIVNQIPFMDDELDEASGSPNFRRSHHFPIRHRRSGRALFRKTNLFATADVRDGDGAFRPRSHTFNQSKEDDKTVSMPNSIEYDRSGSVPELRRPRVPQRGRKMGAIYGNVALNVHISNGMGTVAEVDDGVEPRVPPRRRYGMAQGKISPQDLAEDRASQSSCLVLGINSDARNPLNYKMYTPYYNKRQTMPAEHFRNWPPGRLEDDGDENENEFNRRALSYYSQVANQLEHYERRSFDAGSSTVLEAIDSNSILYRSDQDGLRKISTGSDEDPNARMHGRRESRVSAEERNSVTAGGKTPAIRVQPSSKWQSSSVLRAKNKPNSDRSPNFLNAPPSTTTSTFGRWSGSIQNLFSIGHRTSSGAGRVGDWSKSENCLNELGQQKQHQQQQRARPKPDQRQWSDRLFGRHGTETARARNGRARRTNTFLTSGGGSFFTYRYDDEEESAWQKYFGMLRKIRPKQAKPGQSKDRSIQNTDDSFFEKFGSILRQKSMQNDESIRTKLAPLADEDEAEPTDPSSSDLPPVVEAEDSGTETLLDESDSEDQQEKQAEFIDDAFGWNIEELYEEILFENLHNIGCEDEELNVDVLFPYIQEAFKMSDEKHQEMLEAANNKKAPEIRLNVEIVEAKDLEPKDSNGLSDPFVTMYIASNPNHRYNTSVKAATLNPVWEEHFSLPITENTNDANLIVEVWDFDPAETVKEKMNKLFEVKGVRGLRKLMKEIASTASSGKHDNELIGRASIPLKSIPASGMLMWYNLDKKNKVRRQGTLRVRLNFSSEKNSQVAAQEHRHLLRILLLHELESSKVAPYWWSGKFTIQGEAILTQHSAQSGLSSTTEAFIQWSVFTAIHHDHPLSFVLFDTLLEKLVNPIQTHAVSEEEQRGFWEATKKLLPSCFSAVRKLRKKNTGDKMALKTLAGVLNIIAKVAMLEPPEGTDLFPVEMYRWIRRMDRSEPNCDIREALASAVVSGAEDFFEGIKESHFLQSGTDEDRLQNLIKIIQLVRSDIQKSIEYFDSTFQQIMHFAYTKELYISYELKLAELIKPTVEDVCRKLKRIALPEAGPIRGSNSGLIEYEDINMGTTLFELYLVLKRFCTLGSALCPDESNFAIDEYHRWFTVGVTHWLDIAVYKALIRIKKAIELDKLQPVDETVKFSSSAVDTLDIFHQIKIFWQQLAWPDVEGAYIFVAKIVDDICRCCVFYADQVSARVENLGMVANVFEKKFEITQEWCLAINNIDYIRLRLKPFATELGMDDILSQLGGVQSSLEAERCKETLQAVLDNAIDTEKNKILDLVEKLARKMAPVMRLLLIDGAEQLQQDSNALDRLMQYMEESLSILNGELNEINFERVLDAIWAELTTLLHDLIQSNLDKRRPPAFFANLRDTLHLMIASFKTTENRESETAADKETLANIERLLQLHGLETTDLIHQYYLDRLEEQNHSDASSAAYGMLTVQCFFRGDVLELEIVNARNLKPMDGNGSCDPFVRVHFLPEERFVGVAKPKTQCHSKTLFPLFDEKFVVTFTPEQRSIPNALIMFSIKDKDLFGMSNQYLAECYLSFDDIADISEDTGKIEQKHLILTRPQRMDIDCLRALEIRQGDKQAKDFIKRLKQKMSQ; this is encoded by the exons ATGAAAAGTACAAATCGATCGCAGCAGGACGGCGCCATGGATGCGCCGATTCTGGGCGATGATATCAACGGGGAGGCcgcaaaaatgaagaaaaaaagtacgAAAAAAATTAGTGCGCCCCAGTGGCTGAAAAAGAGTGGCCTACTCGTGGGTGGCAAATCGAAGAGAGACAAGACTGGCTCAGCGCCATGCTGCGGGCTAGAGGTAGCAGGGACCGACGAAGCTGGCCTTCCGTTGGTCAGCTTGGACGAGCGCCAGTTTCAGGATAAATCGGTTCAGTGCGACGATTTGCTACCGCTCCACAGTCATCATCCTGGTATGCATCGCAACAG GTCCGACGGATACGCCTGCTGTTGTTGCCATCCCGCCAATCCTATCTACCAGACCAACCTAATCGTTAACCAAATACCGTTCATGGACGACGAGCTGGACGAGGCGTCGGGATCGCCAAACTTCCGCCGTAGCCATCATTTCCCTATCCGCCATCGACGGAGTGGTCGC GCACTATTCCGGAAGACCAATCTATTTGCTACCGCGGACGTCCGAGACGGCGATGGAGCGTTCCGGCCAAGATCACACACATTCAATCAAAGCAAAGAGGATGATAAAACCGTGTCTATGCCAAACTCGATTGAATACGACCGCTCGGGATCGGTTCCAGAATTACGGAGACCTCGGGTACCACAGCGGGGACGCAAAATGGGTGCCATCTACGGCAATGTGGCACTGAATGTACACATCTCCAATGGAATGGGTACGGTGGCGGAAGTGGACGATGGTGTGGAGCCTAGGGTACCACCGAGGCGCCGGTATGGAATGGCGCAGGGCAAGATTAGCCCTCAGGATCTGGCCGAAGATCGGGCCTCTCAATCTTCCTGCCTGGTACTAGGCATAAACAGTGATGCTCGCAATCCGCTCAACTATAAAATGTATACTCCTTACTACAATAAGCGCCAAACGATGCCAGCGGAACATTTTAGG AACTGGCCACCGGGGCGCTTGGAGGACGACGGTGATGAAAACGAGAACGAATTCAACCGCAGAGCCCTCAGCTACTACTCGCAGGTGGCCAACCAGCTCGAACATTACGAGCGGCGTAGTTTCGACGCGGGCAGCTCCACGGTGCTGGAAGCCATCGACTCCAATTCCATCCTCTACCGGAGCGACCAGGACGGCTTGCGCAAGATCAGCACGGGAAGTGACGAGGATCCTAACGCTAGAATGCACGGACGCCGGGAGTCTCGTGTGAGCGCTGAGGAGCGCAACTCGGTGActgctggtggaaaaactcCAGCCATCCGTGTTCAACCGAGCAGTAAGTGGCAAAGTTCGAGTGTGCTGCGCGCTAAAAATAAGCCGAACTCGGATCGATCGCCGAATTTTTTGAATGCCCCACCGTCGACGACGACTAGCACTTTTGGTCGGTGGAGCGGAAGCATACAAAACCTATTCAGCATTGGCCATCGGACTTCGAGTGGAGCCGGTCGAGTCGGCGATTGGAGCAAAAGTGAAAACTGTCTGAACGAGCTTGgccagcagaagcagcaccagcagcaacagcgagCCCGCCCGAAGCCTGATCAGCGCCAGTGGTCCGATCGGTTGTTTGGACGGCACGGAACAGAGACGGCTCGTGCACGAAACGGACGTGCCCGAAGGACGAACACTTTCCTTACCAGCGGAGGCGGTAGCTTCTTCACGTACCGgtacgacgacgaggaggaaagCGCCTGGCAGAAATACTTCGGCATGCTGCGCAAGATACGTCCCAAGCAGGCCAAGCCTGGCCAAAGCAAAGACCGAAG CATCCAAAACACAGATGACAGTTTTTTCGAAAAGTTTGGCTCTATCCTGCGCCAAAAGTCGATGCAGAACGATGAGAGTATCCGGACCAAGCTAGCACCGCTGGCGGACGAAGACGAGGCGGAACCGACCGATCCCTCTTCTTCTGACCTGCCACCCGTAGTCGAAGCGGAAGACAGCGGCACTGAGACGTTGCTGGACGAAAGTGACTCCGAAGATCAGCAGGAGAAACAGGCCGAGTTTATCGATGATGCGTTCGGTTGGAAT ATCGAGGAGTTGTATGAAGAAATCCTATTCGAAAACCTCCACAACATCGGCTGTGAAGATGAGGAACTCAACGTGGACGTATTGTTCCCCTACATCCAGGAAGCGTTTAAGATGTCGGACGAAAAGCACCAGGAAATGTTGGAGGCTGCGAACAACAAGAAAGCGCCCGAGATCCGGCTGAACGTGGAAATCGTGGAGGCGAAGGACCTCGAACCGAAGGACTCGAACGGCCTATCCGACCCGTTCGTCACGATGTACATTGCCTCGAATCCCAATCACCGCTACAACACCTCGGTCAAGGCGGCAACGCTCAATCCGGTGTGGGAGGAACATTTTTCACT ACCCATTACTGAAAATACAAACGATGCAAACCTCATCGTGGAAGTCTGGGATTTCGACCCGGCCGAaacagtaaaagaaaaaatgaacaaactcTTCGAAGTGAAAGGCGTCCGTGGGCTCCGGAAACTTATGAAAGAAATTGCATCAACCGCGTCGAGTGGAAAGCACGACAACGAACTGATCGGTCGTGCTAGCATACCGCTGAAG tCGATACCAGCATCCGGGATGCTGATGTGGTATAATCTGGACAAAAAGAACAAGGTACGGCGGCAGGGAACGCTTCGCGTCAGGCTGAATTTCAGTTCGGAGAAAAACAGTCAGGTGGCGGCTCAGGAGCATCGGCATTTGCTGCGCATACTGCTGTTGCACGAGCTGGAATCGTCCAAGGTGGCACCGTACTGGTGGTCGGGCAAGTTCACGATCCAGGGCGAGGCGATCCTCACACAGCACTCGGCCCAGAGCGGACTTTCCTCGACGACGGAAGCTTTCATCCAGTGGTCCGTGTTCACCGCCATACACCATGATCATCCGCTATCGTTCGTACTTTTCGACACGCTCCTCGAGAAGCTGGTCAACCCGATCCAGACGCATGCAGTCTCGGAAGAGGAACAGCGGGGCTTCTGGGAGGCAACGAAGAAGCTGCTTCCATCATGCTTTTCAGCGGTGCGAAAGCTTCGCAAGAAGAACACAGGAGATAAGATGGCCCTCAAGACGCTCGCTGGAGTGTTGAATATCATCGCCAAAGTGGCGATGCTCGAACCACCAGAAGGAACCGACCTCTTCCCGGTGGAGATGTACCGGTGGATCCGACGGATGGATCGCTCCGAACCGAACTGCGATATCCGCGAGGCACTGGCAAGTGCGGTCGTGTCCGGAGCGGAGGACTTTTTCGAGGGGATCAAGGAAAGCCATTTCCTGCAGTCGGGAACGGACGAGGATCGGTTGCAGAACTTGATCAAAATCATCCAGCTGGTCCGATCGGACATTCAAAAGTCGATCGAGTACTTCGACTCGACCTTTCAACA AATCATGCATTTTGCCTACACGAAAGAGCTTTACATTTCGTACGAGTTGAAGCTGGCGGAACTTATCAAACCTACGGTCGAGGACGTCTGTCGTAAACTAAAGCGCATCGCGCTTCCGGAAGCTGGTCCTATCCGTGGGAGCAACAGTGGTTTGATCGAGTACGAAGACATCAATATGGGCACGACGCTGTTCGAGCTTTACTTGGTGCTGAAGCGATTCTGTACGCTTGGATCCGCGCTCTGTCCGGACGAGAGTAACTTTGCAATCGACGAATACCATCGGTGGTTCACGGTCGGTGTAACGCACTGGCTGGATATTGCTGTCTACAAGGCGCTCATACGTATAAAGAAGGCGATAGAGTTGGACAAACTGCAGCCTGTCGACGAGACGGTGAAGTTCTCGTCTTCGGCCGTCGATACTCTGGACATTTTTCATCAGATCAAAATATTCTGGCAGCAGCTAGCCTGGCCGGATGTCGAAGGGGCATACATCTTTGTGGCAAAAATTGTTGAC GATATCTGTCGATGCTGTGTCTTCTACGCCGATCAAGTGTCTGCCCGTGTGGAAAACCTGGGCATGGTGGCGAATGTGTTTGAGAAAAAGTTCGAGATAACGCAGGAATGGTGCCTTGCCATCAATAACATTGACTACATCCGCCTGAGGCTAAAACCGTTCGCCACCGAACTCGGTATGGACGACATCCTGTCCCAACTTGGCGGTGTGCAGAGTAGCCTGGAAGCTGAACGCTGTAAGGAAACGCTCCAGGCCGTACTAGACAACGCGATCGACACGGAGAAGAACAAAATTCTCGATCTGGTGGAGAAGTTGGCGCGCAAAATGGCTCCTGTGATGCGTCTATTGCTGATCGACGGGGCTgagcagctgcagcaggaCTCTAATGCACTCGATCGGTTGATGCAGTATATGGAGGAGTCGCTAAGTATACTGAACGGGGAGTTAAATGAGATCAACTTTGAGCGTGTGCTTGACGCGATCTGGGCCGAACTGACGACGCTACTACACGATCTTATTCAGAGCAATTTGGAC AAACGGCGACCACCTGCCTTCTTCGCAAACCTACGTGATACGCTCCATCTGATGATTGCCAGTTTCAAGACGACTGAAAATCGGGAATCGGAAACTGCGGCGGACAAGGAAACGTTGGCCAACATTGAGCGCTTGTTGCAGTTGCACGGATTAGAAACGACTGATCTCATACACCAGTATTACTTAGATAGGCTAGAGGAGCAAAACCACAGCGATGCATCATCCGCGGCCTACGGCATGCTGACGGTACAGTGCTTCTTTAGGGGGGACGTGCTTGAGCTAGAGATCGTGAATGCACGTAACCTGAAACCGATGGACGGGAATGGTTCGTGTGATCCTTTCGTGCGCGTGCATTTCCTGCCGGAGGAGCGTTTCGTAGGGGTGGCCAAACCGAAAACGCAGTGCCATAGCAAAACACTGTTCCCCCTGTTCGATGAGAAGTTTGTGGT AACCTTCACCCCGGAGCAGCGTTCCATTCCGAATGCACTCATCATGTTCAGCATCAAAGATAAGGATCTGTTCGGTATGTCGAACCAGTATCTAGCCGAGTGTTATCTAAGCTTCGACGATATCGCGGACATTTCGGAGGACACGggaaaaatcgaacaaaaacatCTCATCCTAACGCGACCGCAAAGAATGG ATATCGATTGCTTGCGGGCCCTCGAGATCCGTCAGGGTGATAAGCAGGCTAAAGATTTCATCAAAAGATTGAAACAGAAAATGAGCCAGTAG
- the LOC131287093 gene encoding succinate-semialdehyde dehydrogenase [NADP(+)] GabD yields MIRSVLLRHGGKWYCGTAASVGSRLSVNYQTPIRAMHNNPLRQSQAYVNGRWVGARSGATFEVQNPANGQVLGVVPDMTRDDVQLAIDAAYDAFYEKGWHNSTAKERAALLKNWYALMEKNRQEIASIMTAESGKPLVESLGEITYGNSFVEWFAEEARRIYGEIVPSPVANRQIMLTRNPVGVAGLITPWNFPHAMITRKAAAAIAAGCTVVIKPAEDTPLTALALARLAEEAGFPKGVINVITSSRKYAPEIGQLLCTSDKVAAISFTGSTEVGKLLYRQCADGVKRIGLELGGNAPFIVFRTADLDKALTGAMNSKFRNCGQTCISANRFLIEDEVHDKFVEQLIERIGKLAIGDGAKEGIQIGPLINEAQLAKVDRFVRDAVEKGATVRCGGRARPDLGPLYYEPTVVTDLRDNMLLYNEEVFGPVVSVVRFKTEAEALTIANGTRRGLAGYFFSNDLNQVFRVARELETGMIGINEGLISATEAAFGGIKESGIGREGSRHGIDEYVYIKYLCYGNLQ; encoded by the exons ATGATTCGCTCAGTTTTGCTTCGGCACGGTGGCAAGTGGTACTGCGGCACAGCAGCATCAGTCGGATCCCGTTTAAGTGTGAACTACCAGACACCGATCAGAGCGATGCATAACAATCCGCTACGGCAGAGCCAAGCGTACGTGAACGGGCGCTGGGTGGGAGCTCGTTCCGGAGCCACGTTCGAGGTGCAGAATCCGGCCAATGGGCAGGTGCTGGGAGTAGTGCCGGATATGACCCGGGATGATGTGCAGCTGGCCATTGACGCAGCGTACGATGCGTTCTACGAAAAGGGCTGGCACAATAGTACCGCCAAGGAGAGGGCGGCCCTGCTGAAG aACTGGTACGCCCTCATGGAGAAGAACCGACAAGAGATCGCCAGTATTATGACGGCCGAATCGGGGAAACCACTGGTAGAATCTCTCGGTGAGATCACCTACGGAAACTCCTTCGTCGAGTGGTTCGCCGAGGAGGCGCGCCGGATCTATGGCGAGATTGTTCCATCGCCCGTCGCTAATCGGCAAATCATGCTTACGCGCAATCCGGTTGGAGTAGCCGGGTTGATCACTCCGTGGAACTTCCCTCACGCAATGATCACGCGCAAGGCCGCCGCCGCTATAGCTGCCGGCTGCACGGTCGTTATCAAACCGGCCGAAGACACACCACTCACGGCACTCGCATTAGCCCGCCTCGCCGAGGAAGCCGGCTTCCCGAAGGGCGTTATCAATGTGATAACGAGCAGCCGAAAGTACGCGCCCGAAATTGGACAGCTGCTGTGCACGAGCGATAAGGTTGCGGCGATTTCATTTACCGGCTCGACCGAAGTTGGCAAACTTCTTTACCGCCAGTGCGCCGATGGGGTGAAGCGCATCGGGCTGGAACTTGGCGGAAACGCTCCGTTCATAGTGTTCCGCACGGCAGACCTAGACAAGGCGCTGACCGGGGCCATGAACTCCAAGTTCCGCAACTGCGGTCAAACGTGCATCTCCGCCAACCGGTTCCTAATCGAGGACGAAGTGCACGATAAGTTCGTGGAGCAACTAATTGAGCGCATTGGAAAATTGGCCATTGGTGACGGCGCCAAAGAAGGCATTCAGATTGGTCCACTCATTAACGAGGCGCAGCTGGCCAAGGTGGACCGGTTCGTGCGAGATGCAGTGGAAAAGGGTGCCACAGTACGTTGTGGTGGTCGTGCTCGCCCCGATCTAGGTCCACTCTACTACGAACCAACGGTGGTCACGGACCTGCGGGACAACATGCTGCTCTACAACGAGGAGGTGTTCGGACCGGTCGTGTCCGTAGTGCGCTTCAAAACCGAAGCGGAAGCTCTTACCATCGCCAACGGGACACGCCGCGGGTTAGCCGGGTACTTCTTCTCCAACGATCTGAACCAGGTGTTCCGGGTGGCGCGAGAACTCGAGACGGGTATGATCGGCATCAACGAGGGGCTCATCTCGGCGACTGAGGCCGCCTTCGGAGGCATCAAAGAATCGGGTATCGGGCGCGAAGGTTCACGCCACGGTATTGACGAGTATGTCTACATCAAGTATCTTTGCTACGGAAATTTGCAGTAA
- the LOC131284862 gene encoding protein unc-13 homolog 4B has protein sequence MSTYSLPRLLNGGGLSGNKKFNLKFGTLRLTKSFRSLDRREKPIARRHSEREGSSAGAVRRASENPYSVGGSGASASGTLRPGRLPYHPFRGVRKEEIEQQASKIVHSMTIEELYEEILYENLHNIGCEDEELSVDVLFPYIQEAFKMSDEKHQEILQAARSKEAPEIRLNVEIVEAKDLEPKDSNGLSDPFVTMYIASNPNHRYNTSVKAATLNPVWEEHFSLPIAEEANDANLIVEVWDFDAAETVKEKMSKFCDVKGVRGFKKLMKEIALTASTGKHDNELIGRTSIPLKSIPASGMLMWYNLDKKNKVRRQGTLRVRLNFSSEKNSQVAAQEHRHLLRILLLHELESSKVAPYWWSGKFTIQGEAILTQHSAQSGLSSTTEAFIQWSVFTAIHHDHPLSFVLFDTLLEKLVSPIQTHAVSEEERRGFWEATKKLLPSCFSVVRKLRKKNTGDKMALKTLAGALSIIAKVALLEPPEGTDLFPVDIYGWIRRMDRSEPNWDIREALASAVVSGAEDFFHGIKESHFLQSGSDEDRLQNLIKIIQLVRSDIQKSIEHFDTTFQQIMHFAYTKELYISYELKLAELIKPTVEDICRKLKRIELPEAGPIRGSNSGLIEYEDINMGTTLFELYLVLKRFCTLGSALCPDESNFAIDEYHRWFTVGVTHWLDIAVYKALIRIKKAIELDKLQPVDETVKYSSSAVDTLAIFYQIKIFWQQLAWPDVEGAYIFVAKIVDDICRCCVFYADQMSTRVETLGEVENVYEKKFEVTQEWCLAINNIDYIRQSLKPFATELGVDDILSKLGDVQSNLEAERCKDTLRAVLDNAIDTEKNKILDLVEKLARKMAPAMRRFLVEGAELLQQDSNSLDRLMLYMEESLSVLNGELNEVNFERVLDAIWAELTTVLYDLIQSNLDKRRPPAFFANLRDTLHLMVANFKTAENRESETAADKETLAHIERLLQLHGYETTDLIHQYYLDRLQEQNRNDALPLTYGMLTVQCFFKGNVLELEIVNARNLKPMDGNGLCDPFVRVHFLPEERFIGVAKPKTQCQTKTLFPLFDEKFVITFTPEQRAIPNALIMFSIKDKDLFGMSNQYLAECYLGFNDIADVSEDTGKIEQKHLVLTRPYRTDIDCLRALEFRQGDKQAKDFIKKLKQKMGQ, from the exons ATGAGTACCTACTCCTTACCGCGTCTGCTAAATGGCGGTGGATTGAGTGGCAACAAAAAGTTTAACCTCAAGTTCGGTACGCTCCGGCTGACCAAGTCCTTTCGGAGTTTAGATCGCCGGGAGAAACCGATCGCTCGTCGCCACTCGGAACGCGAGGGTAGCAGTGCGGGTGCAGTCCGGAGGGCTTCGGAAAATCCGTACAGTGTCGGAGGATCTGGCGCGTCCGCTTCCGGGACACTTCGGCCCGGGCGCTTACCGTACCATCCGTTTCGAGGAGTCCGGAAGGAGGAAATTGAACAGCAGGCCAGCAAGATTGTCCATTCGATGACT ATCGAGGAGCTGTACGAGGAAATTCTGTACGAAAACCTCCACAACATCGGCTGTGAAGATGAGGAGCTCAGCGTGGACGTACTGTTCCCCTACATCCAGGAAGCGTTCAAGATGTCGGACGAAAAGCACCAGGAGATATTGCAGGCAGCTCGCAGTAAGGAAGCGCCCGAGATCCGGCTGAACGTGGAAATCGTGGAGGCGAAGGACCTCGAACCGAAGGACTCGAACGGCCTGTCCGACCCGTTCGTCACGATGTACATTGCCTCGAATCCCAATCACCGCTACAACACCTCGGTCAAGGCGGCAACGCTCAATCCGGTGTGGGAGGAACATTTTTCACT ACCCATTGCTGAAGAAGCAAACGATGCAAACCTCATCGTGGAAGTCTGGGACTTCGATGCGGCTGAAACGGTCAAGGAGAAAATGAGCAAATTCTGCGATGTGAAGGGTGTTCGAGGATTTAAGAAGCTCATGAAAGAGATTGCCCTGACCGCATCGACCGGAAAACACGACAACGAACTGATCGGTCGTACTAGCATTCCGCTGAAG tcGATACCAGCATCCGGAATGCTGATGTGGTATAATCTGGACAAAAAGAACAAAGTACGGCGGCAGGGAACGCTTCGCGTCAGGCTGAATTTCAGTTCGGAGAAAAACAGTCAGGTGGCGGCTCAGGAGCATCGGCATTTGCTGCGCATACTGCTGTTGCACGAGCTGGAATCGTCCAAGGTGGCACCGTACTGGTGGTCGGGCAAGTTCACGATCCAGGGCGAGGCGATCCTCACACAGCACTCGGCCCAGAGCGGACTTTCCTCGACGACGGAAGCTTTCATCCAGTGGTCCGTGTTCACCGCCATACACCATGATCATCCGCTATCGTTCGTACTTTTCGACACGCTCCTCGAGAAGCTGGTCAGCCCGATCCAGACGCATGCAGTCTCGGAAGAGGAACGGCGGGGCTTCTGGGAGGCAACGAAGAAGCTGCTTCCGTCATGCTTTTCGGTGGTACGAAAGCTTCGCAAGAAAAACACAGGAGACAAGATGGCCCTCAAGACGCTCGCTGGAGCGCTGAGCATCATCGCCAAAGTGGCACTGCTCGAACCACCAGAAGGAACCGACCTGTTCCCGGTGGATATTTACGGGTGGATCCGGCGGATGGATCGCTCCGAACCGAACTGGGACATTCGCGAGGCACTGGCAAGTGCGGTCGTGTCCGGAGCGGAGGACTTTTTTCACGGGATCAAGGAAAGCCATTTCCTGCAGTCGGGTTCGGACGAGGATCGGCTACAGAACTTGATTAAGATCATCCAGCTGGTCCGATCGGACATCCAAAAGTCCATCGAGCACTTCGACACAACCTTTCAACA AATCATGCATTTTGCCTACACGAAAGAGCTTTACATTTCGTACGAGTTGAAGCTGGCGGAACTTATCAAACCTACGGTCGAGGACATCTGTCGTAAGCTGAAGCGCATCGAGCTTCCGGAAGCTGGTCCGATCCGTGGAAGCAACAGTGGTTTGATCGAGTATGAAGACATTAATATGGGCACGACGCTGTTCGAGCTGTACCTGGTGCTGAAGCGATTCTGTACGCTTGGATCCGCGCTCTGTCCGGACGAGAGTAACTTTGCAATCGACGAATACCATCGGTGGTTCACGGTCGGTGTAACGCACTGGCTGGACATTGCTGTCTACAAGGCGCTCATACGTATAAAGAAGGCGATAGAGTTGGACAAACTGCAGCCTGTCGATGAAACGGTGAAATATTCATCTTCGGCCGTCGACACCTTGGCCATCTTCTATCAGATCAAAATATTCTGGCAGCAGCTAGCCTGGCCGGATGTCGAAGGGGCGTACATTTTCGTCGCAAAAATTGTTGAC GACATATGCCGTTGCTGTGTCTTCTACGCCGATCAAATGTCTACAAGGGTGGAAACCCTCGGTGAGGTAGAAAACGTGTACGAGAAAAAGTTCGAGGTTACGCAGGAATGGTGCCTTGCCATCAACAACATTGACTACATTCGTCAGAGCCTGAAACCGTTCGCCACCGAACTCGGTGTTGACGATATATTGTCTAAACTTGGCGACGTGCAAAGCAACCTGGAAGCTGAACGCTGTAAGGACACACTACGGGCCGTACTAGACAACGCAATCGACACGGAGAAGAACAAGATCCTAGATTTGGTGGAGAAGTTGGCGCGCAAGATGGCCCCTGCGATGCGTCGATTCCTGGTCGAAGGTGCCGAGCTGCTGCAGCAGGACTCTAATTCACTCGATCGGTTGATGCTGTACATGGAAGAGTCGCTAAGTGTACTGAACGGGGAGCTAAATGAGGTTAACTTTGAGCGTGTACTGGACGCAATCTGGGCCGAACTGACGACGGTGCTGTACGATCTTATTCAAAGCAATTTGGAC AAACGGCGACCACCTGCCTTCTTCGCGAACCTACGTGATACGCTCCACCTGATGGTCGCCAACTTCAAGACGGCTGAAAACCGCGAATCGGAAACTGCGGCGGACAAGGAAACGCTGGCCCACATCGAGCGTCTGCTGCAGTTGCATGGGTACGAAACAACCGATCTCATACACCAGTATTACTTAGATAGGCTGCAGGAACAGAACCGGAACGATGCGTTACCTTTGACCTATGGCATGCTGACGGTGCAGTGCTTCTTCAAGGGAAACGTACTAGAGCTTGAGATCGTGAATGCTCGCAACCTGAAACCGATGGATGGCAATGGATTGTGTGATCCGTTTGTACGTGTACACTTCCTTCCGGAGGAGCGTTTTATCGGTGTGGCCAAACCGAAAACGCAGtgccaaaccaaaacactgTTCCCACTATTCGACGAGAAGTTTGTGAT aaCGTTCACCCCTGAACAGCGTGCCATTCCGAATGCACTCATCATGTTCAGCATCAAGGATAAGGATCTGTTCGGTATGTCGAACCAGTATCTAGCTGAATGCTATCTGGGTTTCAACGACATCGCGGACGTTTCGGAGGACACGGGAAAAATCGAACAGAAGCATCTCGTCCTAACGCGACCGTATAGAACGG ACATTGATTGTCTTCGGGCACTCGAGTTCCGTCAGGGTGATAAGCAGGCTAAAGATTTCatcaaaaaattgaaacagaaAATGGGCCAATAA